The Spirochaetota bacterium genome has a segment encoding these proteins:
- a CDS encoding carotenoid biosynthesis protein: MTIIKTIIKEIWDHLPVWFIFYITAYTVFGYSALLKGPRPDYALTFVFPYGWFIFYYFARFNADGGLDAQGIMRRYLAVAAITAVVLAAVAAVARPVRLGPDWPSHVDASLWYYETANVLWTLLIALHCLVFRGWKKLLLFFGVAFVYGMVLESSGVTMGFFFEDHYHLYVPGFSAPVATMFGWSMVFYPCVFLLDGLRKGIPAIGSRSFPWQGLLVALIAVSLDALIDPFATDFGLWTWNGDYNRGNSLYWFGVPLVNFVSWFTAVFSFGVAYYFFELKKAGWDQIKRTAAMACSLPLVLAVAGVIEFTALGLVEGFNGPSWSILRKYISDGMPLTREPKKGKIGENHDGR; this comes from the coding sequence ATGACTATTATAAAAACTATCATAAAGGAGATATGGGACCATCTCCCGGTCTGGTTCATCTTCTATATTACAGCCTATACCGTATTCGGTTATAGCGCATTGCTGAAAGGGCCAAGGCCTGACTATGCCCTCACCTTTGTCTTTCCCTACGGGTGGTTCATCTTTTATTATTTCGCGCGGTTCAATGCCGATGGCGGTCTTGACGCTCAGGGGATTATGCGCAGGTACCTGGCCGTTGCCGCCATCACCGCTGTCGTTCTCGCAGCGGTGGCTGCCGTCGCCAGGCCGGTAAGGTTAGGCCCTGACTGGCCCTCGCATGTTGACGCGTCCCTCTGGTACTATGAAACAGCGAATGTCCTCTGGACCCTGCTCATCGCCCTCCATTGCCTCGTCTTCCGGGGATGGAAAAAATTACTTCTCTTCTTCGGCGTCGCCTTTGTCTACGGCATGGTCCTGGAAAGCTCCGGGGTGACCATGGGCTTTTTCTTCGAGGACCATTATCACCTGTACGTGCCGGGTTTCAGCGCCCCGGTAGCCACCATGTTCGGATGGAGCATGGTCTTTTATCCCTGCGTCTTTCTTCTCGACGGCCTCCGCAAAGGGATCCCCGCAATCGGAAGCAGGTCGTTCCCGTGGCAGGGTCTCCTTGTGGCCCTGATAGCGGTGTCCCTCGACGCCCTCATCGATCCCTTTGCCACTGATTTCGGGTTATGGACATGGAACGGGGACTACAACAGGGGAAACAGCCTCTACTGGTTCGGGGTTCCCCTGGTGAATTTCGTGTCATGGTTCACCGCCGTGTTCTCCTTCGGGGTCGCCTATTATTTCTTTGAACTGAAAAAAGCGGGATGGGACCAGATCAAAAGAACCGCAGCCATGGCATGCTCCCTTCCCCTGGTCCTGGCCGTGGCCGGCGTCATCGAATTTACCGCCCTGGGGCTCGTTGAAGGATTTAACGGACCAAGCTGGTCCATTCTCAGGAAGTATATCAGCGACGGCATGCCCCTCACCAGGGAGCCGAAGAAAGGGAAGATCGGTGAAAACCATGATGGAAGGTGA
- a CDS encoding UDPGP type 1 family protein encodes MITFPGYEAVIKRVYDSGQDHVFEYWSGLNDHEKKELLDDLADVDFGLLGKLYSSKEALADTNFEPAPYIPVPKNDREMKEYRVAHDAGVDHVRSGKTAAFVVAGGQGSRLGYDGPKGKFPVGPVSGKTLFQIHAEKIVKYSRKYGVAIPFLIMTSRANHDETNAFFRENGYFGLGPENVFIFPQNMIPSLDTKGRLIMETKKNVFKNPDGHGGSLTALYTSGVIGEMKKRGVETISYFQVDNPLVRIIDPVFIGFQVLRGADVSSKAVKKAYPEEKVGVFVRFSNSTIGIVEYSDLPEEKTRSTDERGELRYSSGSIAIHLFRREFIERLTAGTEISLPFHTARKKIRAFQGGAAREIEGFKFEKFVFDALPLTEKNIVFETLREEEFAPVKNPSGVDSVESAQKMMDDQFRSWLVSRGVRVPASVRAIEISPLAAVEADDIDPAMAVPDKEAVYLS; translated from the coding sequence ATGATTACTTTTCCCGGCTATGAAGCTGTGATCAAAAGAGTCTATGACAGCGGGCAGGACCATGTGTTCGAATACTGGAGCGGGCTCAATGACCATGAAAAAAAGGAGCTCCTTGACGATCTGGCCGATGTCGATTTTGGCCTGCTGGGGAAGCTCTATTCCTCCAAGGAAGCCCTGGCGGACACCAACTTCGAACCGGCGCCATACATACCGGTGCCGAAAAATGATAGGGAAATGAAGGAATACCGGGTGGCCCATGATGCCGGAGTCGATCACGTGCGGAGCGGTAAAACGGCGGCCTTCGTGGTCGCCGGCGGGCAGGGATCGCGCCTCGGCTATGACGGCCCCAAGGGGAAGTTTCCGGTGGGCCCGGTCTCAGGGAAGACCCTGTTCCAGATACACGCTGAAAAGATCGTGAAATACTCGCGCAAGTACGGCGTCGCGATCCCCTTTCTCATCATGACCTCGAGAGCCAACCACGACGAGACCAATGCCTTCTTCCGCGAGAACGGCTACTTCGGCCTCGGCCCGGAGAACGTCTTCATCTTTCCCCAGAACATGATTCCGTCCCTGGACACGAAGGGGAGGCTCATCATGGAAACGAAAAAAAACGTATTCAAAAACCCGGACGGCCACGGGGGTAGCCTCACGGCTCTTTATACCTCGGGCGTGATCGGGGAAATGAAAAAAAGGGGTGTCGAGACCATCTCCTATTTCCAGGTGGACAACCCCCTGGTGAGGATAATCGACCCGGTCTTCATCGGCTTTCAGGTCCTCCGGGGGGCCGATGTTTCCAGCAAGGCCGTGAAGAAGGCCTACCCGGAGGAAAAGGTGGGCGTCTTCGTCCGCTTCAGCAACAGCACCATCGGCATCGTGGAATACTCGGACCTTCCCGAGGAGAAGACCCGCAGCACCGATGAACGGGGCGAGTTGCGCTATTCCTCCGGAAGTATCGCCATCCACCTGTTCCGGAGGGAATTCATCGAGCGGCTAACGGCCGGGACCGAGATATCGCTTCCCTTTCACACGGCGCGGAAGAAGATCAGGGCTTTCCAGGGCGGCGCAGCCCGCGAGATCGAGGGATTCAAGTTCGAGAAATTCGTCTTCGACGCCCTTCCCCTGACGGAAAAAAACATCGTTTTTGAAACGCTCCGCGAGGAGGAGTTCGCCCCCGTCAAGAATCCCTCCGGGGTGGATTCGGTGGAGTCGGCCCAGAAGATGATGGATGACCAGTTCCGGTCATGGCTCGTCAGCAGGGGGGTGAGGGTCCCCGCTTCGGTCAGGGCCATCGAGATCTCCCCCCTGGCCGCGGTGGAGGCCGATGATATCGATCCTGCCATGGCTGTCCCTGATAAAGAAGCGGTTTATCTTTCCTGA
- a CDS encoding ADP-ribosylglycohydrolase family protein, translating into MIGAIIGDIIGSIYERHNIKTKDFPLFGPRCRFTDDTVLTVAVAHAILDGVPYETKLREYYRLYPDAGFGGGFRQWARSDSAGPYRSHGNGSAMRVSPVGYTSGTLEETLDEAKRSAEVTHNHPEGIRGAQAVAAAIFMARQGASKSDIRSCAGDMFGYDMARTLDAIRPGYRFDVSCQGSVPEAIIAFLESSDFVDAVRNAISLGGDSDTIACIAGAIAEAFYREIPLPVQERALSVLDERLLGIVNRFRKAYMEGGGGEYSRL; encoded by the coding sequence ATGATAGGCGCGATAATCGGCGACATCATTGGCTCCATATACGAAAGGCACAACATCAAGACCAAGGACTTCCCGCTGTTCGGGCCACGGTGCCGCTTTACAGACGATACCGTGCTCACCGTTGCGGTGGCCCACGCCATACTCGACGGCGTTCCCTATGAGACGAAGCTAAGGGAATACTACCGTTTGTATCCCGACGCCGGGTTCGGGGGAGGGTTCAGGCAGTGGGCCCGGTCGGACTCCGCTGGTCCGTACCGGAGCCACGGCAACGGCTCGGCCATGAGGGTGAGCCCCGTCGGTTACACATCAGGCACCCTTGAAGAGACGCTGGATGAAGCCAAAAGGAGCGCCGAAGTGACGCACAATCATCCGGAGGGGATCAGGGGCGCCCAGGCTGTTGCAGCGGCTATTTTCATGGCGCGGCAGGGCGCGTCCAAAAGCGATATCCGCTCCTGCGCGGGAGATATGTTCGGGTACGATATGGCCAGGACCCTTGACGCCATCCGGCCCGGCTACCGGTTCGACGTGAGCTGTCAGGGCTCGGTGCCGGAGGCGATCATCGCATTCCTGGAATCGAGCGACTTCGTGGATGCCGTCAGGAACGCCATATCCCTGGGCGGCGACAGCGATACCATTGCCTGTATCGCCGGCGCCATCGCCGAGGCTTTTTACCGGGAAATACCTCTCCCTGTTCAGGAAAGGGCCCTTTCGGTTCTTGACGAACGGCTCCTGGGCATTGTCAATCGCTTCCGTAAAGCGTACATGGAAGGCGGCGGGGGCGAATATAGTCGATTATAA
- a CDS encoding radical SAM protein: MNEIFYSIQGETTTAGFSSVFVRLAGCNLDCAYCDTRYARDIGTAMEMDAIILGIEKYPSADHVTVTGGEPMLQTSTLVLLKRILDRGWKCQMETNGSILLKDVPEKVRKIVDVKTPSSGEADSFEMRNLKYLNDRDEIKFVISDMADYEFSKDFTGKYLAKKGIVINFSPAAGAMSAAVLADLIVKERLPVRLNLQIHKILWGPDAPGK, translated from the coding sequence GTGAATGAAATTTTCTACTCCATCCAGGGCGAAACCACGACCGCGGGATTTTCCTCGGTTTTCGTGCGCCTCGCCGGATGCAATCTGGACTGCGCCTACTGCGATACCCGGTACGCCCGGGACATCGGCACTGCCATGGAGATGGACGCCATTATCCTGGGAATAGAAAAATATCCTTCCGCCGACCACGTGACCGTCACCGGGGGCGAGCCGATGCTCCAGACCAGCACCCTGGTCCTGTTAAAGCGGATACTGGACCGGGGATGGAAATGCCAGATGGAAACGAACGGGAGCATCCTTCTGAAAGACGTCCCTGAAAAGGTGCGAAAAATCGTCGATGTTAAAACGCCCTCCAGCGGCGAAGCCGACTCCTTTGAAATGAGGAACCTTAAATATCTCAACGACAGGGATGAGATAAAATTCGTCATATCCGACATGGCGGATTACGAATTCTCAAAGGATTTCACAGGAAAATATCTCGCGAAAAAGGGCATCGTCATCAACTTTTCTCCCGCCGCCGGCGCCATGTCCGCCGCAGTCCTGGCGGACCTGATCGTAAAAGAACGTCTTCCGGTACGGCTCAACCTTCAGATCCACAAGATTCTCTGGGGCCCGGACGCGCCGGGTAAATAG
- a CDS encoding radical SAM protein, whose protein sequence is MDYVGHVIRPPSEAYSMIIQVTVGCSHNMCTFCGAYKGEKFRLKDMDTIKRDIEEASRYQFDRVFLADGDVLILPTATLLEIINYIKKKNPRVERFGVYANTKAILKKTPAELKELREAGIGIAYQGIESGNKEVLRKIKKGAFPVNMKEAAARIKESGILLSQTVLLGIGGTEMSMEHARDTGKLLGEMSPDFASALTVMILPNTELYKAHRAGTFRLPDKFGLLEELKVIVENMDVKSQCLFTSNHASNYLPLRAVLPDQKKEILELLDQVLKKRDEKLLKPEHMRAL, encoded by the coding sequence ATGGACTACGTAGGACACGTCATTCGGCCTCCCAGCGAGGCCTACAGCATGATCATCCAGGTGACCGTGGGGTGCTCCCACAACATGTGCACCTTCTGCGGCGCCTACAAGGGCGAGAAGTTCCGCCTCAAGGACATGGACACCATCAAGCGCGACATCGAGGAAGCGTCGCGGTACCAGTTCGACCGCGTCTTTCTCGCTGACGGCGATGTCCTTATCCTGCCCACGGCCACGCTCCTGGAGATCATCAATTATATAAAGAAAAAGAACCCCCGGGTGGAGCGCTTCGGCGTGTACGCCAATACCAAGGCCATTCTTAAAAAAACCCCGGCCGAACTGAAGGAGCTCAGGGAGGCCGGCATCGGCATAGCGTACCAGGGGATCGAATCGGGCAATAAAGAAGTTTTGCGGAAGATCAAGAAGGGGGCCTTCCCGGTCAACATGAAGGAGGCGGCCGCCAGGATCAAGGAATCGGGCATCCTCCTATCCCAGACCGTTCTCCTGGGCATCGGCGGCACCGAAATGTCCATGGAACACGCCCGCGACACGGGGAAGCTCCTGGGCGAGATGTCGCCGGATTTCGCCTCCGCCCTCACGGTGATGATCCTCCCCAACACGGAACTCTACAAGGCCCACCGGGCCGGCACGTTCCGGCTCCCGGACAAGTTCGGTCTTCTGGAGGAGCTGAAGGTAATCGTGGAGAACATGGACGTGAAGAGCCAGTGCCTGTTCACGTCGAACCACGCCTCCAATTACCTCCCCCTGCGCGCGGTCCTGCCTGACCAGAAAAAGGAGATCCTGGAGCTCCTCGACCAGGTGCTGAAGAAGAGGGACGAAAAGCTCCTCAAGCCCGAGCATATGAGGGCATTGTAA